The Pithys albifrons albifrons isolate INPA30051 chromosome 5, PitAlb_v1, whole genome shotgun sequence genomic interval cccgccctcTACttcagccctggggctgccgccgcagccgccgccgTGGCCGCCGGGCGCTACCCCAAGccgctggcagagctgcccggCCGGACGCCCATCTTCTGGCCGGGGGTGATGCAGAGCCCGCCCTGGAGGGACGCCCGCCTTGCCTGCGCCCCCCGTGAGTACTCAGAGTCGCGGGGCAGCGCGGGGAGCGGGCCTAGAGAGCCACACCGGGAGTTCAGTCCCGGTGCTGGGGAGGATCCACTCCGCGGCATCGCGGCGAGACCAACCCGGCTCCTCGTGCCGGGCTCGGCCGTGGCCGGAGGGGCTAAGCTTTGCCTCGCTCTCTTTTCTTTTCGTTTCTTaagttctttctgctttctctgtccCCTCGGTCGGCGCGAAACCCTGTAATATGTCGGTTATCGCCGGCGAAAAGCGGAGCTCTCCGGGGGAAGGGAGGCTGCTGTCGTCCCTGCGGTGTACTCTGAGGCCGGGAGTGGTTTTAAGGGGGCGCACAAACTTTTCCCGAGCTGGACTTTCCGTTACCGCCCGCTCGCACCGGCTGCGGCTGCTTTAGAAAACAATATCGCTTGCCCGCTCGGATTTTGGATCCTTAAAGGAGAAATAATAAGGGGGAGCCGGGAGGCCAGAGCGGCCGCCTTGCCGAGGCAGCAGTTTCGTTACAGATCCTCCCCGGTGTAAAgacaccccctccccccctcctcGTCCCCCGGGGCCGCTTGATAGGGAAGCGCTTTCCTAAATCCTAGATTAACGTGTCTGtccctgccttccctttctcttccccctcccttcGCCAGATCAAGGCTCAATTTTGCTGGATAAGGACGGAAAGAGAAAACATACCAGACCCACTTTTTCTGGCCAGCAGATTTTCGCTCTGGAAAAGACTTTTGAGCAGACGAAATACCTGGCGGGCCCGGAGCGAGCCCGGCTGGCCTATTCCCTGGGGATGACGGAGAGCCAAGTCAAGGTGAGAGCAGCGACTCACGCACGGAGcggagaggggctgggggagaggggaatATAAGGGCCCCGCCGCGGGGACGGAATCCGTCTGGGTCGGACAGAGATGctgcgggccgggccggccgaGCCCACGGGAATAGGGCGACGGCTTCCCCCGCAGCTACTGGCACTTCGGCCCTTACTGCCTTACTGCGGGGGCCGACGAGATTATTTTAAAAcgtattaaaaacaaaacaaaaaaagaggaacCAAATAAATCCAACTAAGACTCAGAAGCCCGGTGCGTGTAGTTTGAAGGCCATGCGGGGTGGCCAGAGTGGTGGGAAAGCCGGGGGAAGGGTTATGTTGGGGTGTCGCGCTGTCACAGCCGCACTCTACGTTTTGGTTAAACTCCGGGCTGTGGGCAAAGTGGAGGTGTGAGGGGTCGGGGGACCGGGCTGAGATCCTCAGGAACGTGCGGGGAGGCGTTTGCCGGCGGACTCAGCTAGAGGGGCCCCTCGGCGGTGCTCGCGCTTTCAGTCTGATCCGCAGACTCTCCTTTGTCACTGCAAATACGTCCCAATGGCTGCGAATAAATTATTGCAGCTTCTACAATGAATATACCTCCCTTCTCTAGCAGCGCCCTGCTCGAGAGTTAATACATCTGGCAAGGCAGGGAGGCTGCGGAAGGAATCAGCCCCAAGTGTGTGTTTTCCCGCCCTAGGCGGAATGGCAGGGAGCTCCCCGGGCCCGTTACGGGCCTCGGGGTGGGCTGGGGACGGCTGTTGGTCCGGAACGGGACGGGTGTCTCCGTGTGCCGGGAACGCGGTGTGGTGGGACTCGGCTGTTTTTCCTTTATGGGGAAATGGTATGCTCGGCCGCGAAGTGAGAGTCGCTACCGCACACTGGGGATGGGGACGCGCGGGGCAGCGGGGTGGGAGCGGCCCTGTCCAACCCGACCCGGGTGGCCGTGCcggtgatggtgatggtggcGGCGGGGGCAGGTCTGGTTCCAGAACCGACGGACCAAGTGGCGGAAGAAGCACGCGGCGGAGATGGCGACGGCAAAGAAGAAGCAGGACTCGGAGACGGAGCGGCTGAAGGGCGCATCGGAGAACGAAGAGGAGGACGACGACTACAACAAACCCCTGGACCCAAATTCGGACGACGAGAAGATAACGCAGCTGCTGAAGAAACACAAGCCGGGGGGCGGcgggctgctgctgcaccccccAGAGGGGGAGGCCTCCGTCTAGCCCGCTCCGCCCGCCGCCGCTTTCGGAGATGTACAGATCTATTTTTCTAGACTCTACGCGCCAGGGAGGAGTAGAAGACGgtggggcagcagagaggaCTGCGGGAAGCGGC includes:
- the NKX6-1 gene encoding homeobox protein Nkx-6.1 → MLALGQMDGAPRQGAFLLGSPPLAALHSMAEMKAPLYPAYPLPAGPASSSSASASPASASPSPPLGSPGLKAPAAATAAAGGLSALGTAPPQLSAATPHGINDILSRPSMPLPGAALASPSPSASSAAPAGLLAGLPRFGSLSPPPPPPPALYFSPGAAAAAAAVAAGRYPKPLAELPGRTPIFWPGVMQSPPWRDARLACAPHQGSILLDKDGKRKHTRPTFSGQQIFALEKTFEQTKYLAGPERARLAYSLGMTESQVKVWFQNRRTKWRKKHAAEMATAKKKQDSETERLKGASENEEEDDDYNKPLDPNSDDEKITQLLKKHKPGGGGLLLHPPEGEASV